The sequence TGGCGCGCCGAGGGCGGCCTCGACGCCGCCCCCGCGCGGGCGGCGCTGGCCGGGCTGCTCGAGCGGCTGGGCCTCCTCGATCCCGCCGGCATCGAGACCTGGACCGCCCCGTCGGGCCGTTGCGTGCTGGCCTGTGCCGCCCACGTCCCCGAGCAGCTGGGCGGCGTGCGCTACACGGCGCTCGAGCCCGAGCGCATGGCGCTGTTCTCCGGCCGCCCGTTCCGCTGGACCGGGGCGGGGGAGAGCGACGGCCTCGGCCCGCTCGACCCGGCGGCCTACCTGCCGCCGGCCGGGGGTTGGGCAGGCGCTCTCGACGGCCGCTTCGCCGCCGCCCGCTACGACGACGCCGACGGCGCGCTCGAGGTGGTCACGGACCCGCTTGGCGGGTACCCGGTGTTCGCCGCCGAGCGCGGTGGGGCGCGCTGGGTGTCCAACAACCCGGAGCTGCTGCGCGATGGCGGGACGCCGCGGCCGGAGGTGCTCGCGAGCCTCCTCGGCGGGGGCTGGTCGCTGGGCGGAGACCCGCTGCACGCCGGGGTCGACCGGCTCCCCCGCGGCACCGTGCACCGGATGGCTCCCGGCGCCGCCCGTGAGCGCCGGGAGCTGCTCCCGCTCGAGGAGATCGTCTCCATGTGCGGCACGGGGTTCGACGCCGGCGCCGCCGCCGGGCTGCTCGTGGCGTCGCTGCGCGGCCTCGCCGGCTGGCCCGGCCGCCCCGACGTGGTGCCGGTCACCGGAGGGCGGGACTCGCGGCTGGTCCTGGCCGCCGCGCTGGCGGCCGGGATCGACTTCGAAGCCACCACCGGCGGCCCGGACGAACACCCCGATGTGGCCATCGGGCGCGAGCTCTGCCGCGCGGCGGGCATCCCGCACGTGGCGCTGGCGGGCGATCCCCACGGCGACATGTGGACCCACCCGCGCAGGATGGCCGAGGTCGTGGGGCTGGTGGCCGGCGGCACGGCCTGCGTGGCGGATGCCGCGGGCTTCCCGCTCGGCCCCCGCGACGGACCGCTGGTGCTCTGGCACAGCGGGCAGGGCGGGGAGGTGGCGCGCGGCTACTACGGGCAGGCCGGTGGGGACGTGGCCGGCCGTCTCTACCGCGCGTTCGTGGGCCGCCGCCCGGGGCGGGCCGAGCTGCTGTCGGCCGCGGGCCGGGCGCTCGTGCGGGGCGAGATCGAGGGCTTCGTGAAGGAGGTCTCGGCGGCCGGGGCGCGGCCCGAGGACGTCCCCGACCTCTTCTACCTGCTGCGGCGCATGGGCACGTGGGCCGGGCCCACGCACGCCTGCGTGGAGCTCGTGAAGGACACCACCTCGCCGCTCTGGAGCGCCCGGCTGCTGCACCAGCTGCTGGGGCTGCCCGCGCACGAGCGCGCGCGCGAGCTGTTCCACCTGCGCGTGCTCGAGCGCCTGGCCCCCGAGCTCGTGGAAGTGCCCTTCGAGGGCGGGCGTTCGTGGCCGCGGGACCACTCCGCCCTGCGGCGCCGGGCGGACCGCGCGCGCGGCCTCGCCCGCAAGGTGGGGGCGGATCTGCGCCGCCGCGCGCCCCGGCGCGCACAGCCACCGGCTCCGGCGACCGCGCAGGTTGCCGCCGATCCGTTCGCCGCCGTGCACGCCGACGTGGCCGAGACCGTGCGCTCGGCGCCCTCCCACCCCGCGTGGGAGGTGCTCGACCGGCCGCGCGTGGAGCGGCTGCTGGCCCGCGATCCGGCCGGACTGGACACGATGAGCAGGTATTACGTGTGGCGGCTCGGGCAGGTGTTCTGGGAAGGGGAGCGCGCGACGCGCCAGAATCCCCTCTCATGACGGAGGAGCCGGTCGACCTCGGGCCCACCTGCCCGGCATGTGGCGAGCCCTGGCTGCGCACCACCAACCTGCCCGGCCGCTACCGCTGCGTCTACTGCCTGCGCCGGTTCGAACTGCGCTCGGAGTGCCCCGACTGCGGCGCCCACTCCACGATCGCGCGCATGTCCGAGACCGCGAACCTCATCTGCCGCAGTTGCGGGGGCAGCATGCTGCGCCCCATATAGGGGACTTCAGGCACCCGGGCGAGCTGCCGACTACACGATTGTGTACTTCACCGCGACTCGCCGGTGAAGACGGTGTTCGATTGACGATCCACCGCCTACCCTCGCGCCAAGGAGACGCATGACCCCCCGCCATCTCATCCTTCTGCTCGTGCTCGCCGGCTCCGTGGCGGCCCTGTCCGCCGTCCCGGCGCACGCCGCCCCTCTGCGGGTCGGGATCGCCGACCAGAAGCCCGAGACCTTCTCGGAGACCCACTTCCGGCGCCTCGACGTCGAGCGCACGCGCTACATCGTCCCCTGGGACGCCGTCAACAAGCCGGCCGAGCGCGCGCAGATCTACGACTGGATGCGCGCGGCGCGCAAGCGCCGGATGGAGATCATGGTGGCGTTCAACCTCTCCTCCGACCAGAACTGCCCGGCGGCGCCGTGCAGCTACCCGACCGTGCGGGCGTACTCCCGCGCGGTGCGCAGCTTCAACCGCCGCTTCCGCCGCTACGGCGTGAAGATCTACCAGCCGTGGAACGAGTCGAATTCGGGCACGCAGCCCACCTCGAGCCGCGGAAAGCGCGGCCGTGCGGGCAAGCTCCAGGCCCGCCGCGGGGCCAAGCGGGTGGCGCAGTACTACAAGGTGCTGCGCCGCATGTGCGGGCGCCGCTGCACGGTCACGGGCGCCGACATCCAGGACATCGGCGCCTACACCACCTACGCCAAGGACTTCCTCCGCTACGTGGGCCGGCGCCGGCGTCCGAGGATCATGGGCTTCCACAACTACTCCGACACCAACCGCCGCGGCTACAGCCGCACCCGCAGCTTCATCCGTGCGCTGCCGCGTGGCACCCGCGTGTGGCTCACGGAGACCGGCGGCCTCTACAAGTTCGTCCAGCAGGACGGCACGGTGTCGCTCAAGCCGAGCTCGGCCCGCCAGGCCCGCTCGATGAGCCACATGTTCAAGATCCAGCGGCGCTACCGGCGCAACATCGACCGCATCTACATCTACCAGTGGCGCGCGAATGCGGCGGACCGGTTCGACGCGGGGCTCGTCAACCCGGCGGGCAAGCCGCGGCGCGCATATCGCGTCGTCCGCAAGTATCGGAAGTACATTAGGTAGCGGACGGCCGCCGGGCCAGGGCTCGCGCTCAAGGATCGGCACCGGCTGCCGACAACCGAACAGGACCGACCGACCGACCGATCCGAAGGAGCAGCACTTGCGCCGATCCCTGCGCGCCCTGGCCTTGGCCGCGGCGCTCGCCACCCTCGCCCTCGCCGCGCCCACCCAGAGCCACGCGCTGGTGGTGGGGCTCGGCGACCAGAAGCCCGACACGTTCACCGACCCGCTGTTCAAGCAGCTGAAGGTCAAGCGCACCCGCTACATCGTGCCGTGGGACGCCATCAACGATCCCGCCCAGCGCGCCATCGCGGATGCCTGGTTCACGGCCGCCCGCCGGCACCGCCCGCGCCTGGAGATCGTGGTGGCGTTCAACCTCTCGGCCAGCCAGAACTGCCCGGCTGCGCCGTGCAGCTACCCGAGCGTCAGCCGCTACCGCACGGCGGTGCGCAAGTTCCACCGCCGCTACGGCCGCCACGTGAAGATCTACCAGCCCTGGAACGAGTCGAACTCGGGCACGCAGCCCACCTCGAGCCGCGGCAAGCGCGGCCGCGCCGGCAAGCGCCAGGCGGCCAGGGGCGCCCGGCAGGTGGCGAAGTACTACAAGGTGCTGGTGCGGATCGCCGGGCGCCGGCGGATCGTGACGGGCGCCGACATCCAGGACATCGGCGACTTCGTGGGCTACACGCGCACGTTCCTGCGCGCGGTGGGCCGCCGCAAGCCGAAGGTCATGGGCTTCCACAACTACACGGACACGAACCGCCGCCGCACGAGCGCCACGCAGAAGTTCGTGCGGGCGATGCCGCGCGGCACCAAGGTCTGGCTCACCGAGACCGGTGCTCTCTACAAGTTCATCCAGCAGAACGGCACGGTCTCGCTCCCGCCGAGCGAGTCGCGCGCCCGCCGCTCGATGACCCACATGTTCAGGATCGCGCGGAAGTTCCGCCGCCACATCGACCGCATCTACGTCTACCAGTGGAAGGCCCTCGAGACCGACCGCTTCGACGCGGGCGTGGTCAACCCGGACGGCACGCGGCGCTCGTCGTACACCGTGCTGCGGCGCAACCGGAAGTTCATCCGCTGAGCCTCCGCGGGCTCGCCGTCACGCTCATGGCCGCCGCCGTCGCGCTCAGCGCGGCGGCGGCGCCCGCTGCGCAGGCCCGCCTCGCGGTGGGCGTCGGCGACCAGAAGCCCGAGACCTTCTCCGACCCCCGCTTCCGTGCGCTGGGGGTTCAGCACACCCGCTACATCACGCCCTGGAACTCGATCATCGAGGATCCACACGGCCTCGAGCGCTGGATCTCCGCCGCCCGTGCCGCCGGCCTGCGCCCGCTGATCGCGTTCGGGCACGCCTCCGGGGACCGCTGCCCGCGCAGCCCCTGCCGGCTGCCCAGCATCGGCCAGTACCGCAGGGCCGTCGACCGCTTCCGCAAGCGCTACCCCTGGATCCGCACGTTCCAGCCGTGGAACGAGGCCAACCACCAGAGCCAGCCCACCGCGCGCAACCCCAAGCGCGCGGCGCAGTACTACAACGCGATGCGCCGGCTCTGCCGGGGCTGCCGGATCGTGGCCGCCGACGTGCTCGACTCGTCCAACATGGAGCGCTGGCTGCGCAGGTTCATGCGCTACGCCAAGCGCCCGCGCACCTGGGGGCTGCACAACTACGCGGACGCCAACCGCTTCCGCCGCAGCGGCGTCGAGCGGATCCTGGACACCGTCCCCGGCCAGGTCTGGCTCACCGAGACCGGCGGCATCGTGAGCTTCCGGACTCATGACGGGCGCGTGGTGTTCCGCAAGAGCAGCCGCCGCGCCGCCAAGGCCACCCGCCACCTCTTCCGCCTGGCCGCGCGCCATCCGCGCCGCATCAAGCGCCTCTACCTCTACCACTGGGCCGGCGACTCGTCGAACCGCTTCGACTCCGGGCTGATCGACTCGCGCGGCCGGCCACGGCCCGCCTTCTACGTGGTGCGCAACGAGCTCCGCCGCCTCGGAGTGGGCCTGCCGGGCTGAATGAGTCAGTGTCCTGGCCCAGGGGTCTACACGACCCCCTGGGCAGGATGGTTGGGGATTCGCGGAGCGGACGGGCCTCGACCGTCTGGCTGGACTTGGGTCCGCACCGCTCAGGTTTGGGCCGGCCACGCCGATTTCGGCAGTATGGAAGGCAGTCCGGGGATCGCCCGCCGCGAGCAGATGTGGCGCTACGGGGCGCTGCTGTTCGGCGCCGGCGCGCTCGTCACGCTCGCGGGCCTGGCGCTGCCGCACCAGCCGGAGGTGGACGAGCCCGGGCTCGCCGCAGTCGCTTTGCTCGCGGCGCTGGTGGCGTCCGTGCTCGCACTCGCGCGCGGCCGGCTTCCCGAGCGCGCGTACCACCTGGTGCTCGCCCTCGGCACGGTCACGGTCTCGCTCGGCCTGTTCTTCAACGGCGAGCGCCACGGCGGCCCGGCCGGCGTGGACGAGATGTACTACCTATGGGTGGTCCTGTACGCCGCCTACTACCTGGGGCGGGCAGGCACCGCCGCCCAGGTGGTCTTTGTGATGGCGGCCCATGCGCTCACGCTGACCGCCGTGGATCCGGGGCCGATAGCGGCCAGCCGCTGGATCAGCCTCGCCGGGCTGGTGACCGGCGCCGCGGTGGTCGTGCGGTTGCTCAGCGAGCGCCGCGACCGCCTTGTTGCGGAGCTCGAGCAGGCCGCGCGCACCGACCCGCTGACAGGACTCGCCAACCGGCGCGCCTTCGAGGAGGCGTTCGGGCGCGAGCTCGCGCGCGCCCAGCGTGAGGGAACCGGCTTTGCGGTGGTGCTGGCGGACATCGATCGCTTCAAGGAGCTCAACGACCGCCTCGGCCATGTCGCGGGCGACGACGCGCTGATCGCGGTCGGGCGCGCCCTGCTCGACCAGGCGCGCGGGAGCGACCTGGTGGCGCGGTTCGGCGGCGACGAGTTCGCGGTCGTCCTCGCGGGCACGGATGCCGCCGGGGCCACGGAGGTGGGAGAGCGCGTCGCGCGCGTCCTGTGCGAGCACGTGCCGGCGCAGTCGTCGCTGGCGCTCAGCTTCGGCGTGGCCGAGCACGGACGCGACGGGCGCACGCTCGACGACCTCGTCCGCGCCGCCGACGCCGCGCTGTACGCGAGCAAGCGCGAGCGCCGCCCTGCGGACCCCCGCGCGCGCCGGCCGGTGGCCGCCCCGCGGCTGTAGCGGCTCACTCGCCGGGTGGCCTCAGGCGGCAGTCGGCGGGCAGAGGGTGCGAGAGGCGGTCGCGATCGCCGAGGGGGACGATCCGGCACCACGCAAAGCGTCCCCGCCCGAAGTCCGCCACCAGCCGGAACGGGATCCCGAGGACGCCCGCGGCACCTCCTCCGGAGCCGCCGCCGAAACGGCTGGTGACCGCAACGCAGTCGTATGCCGCGGCCGGGCGTGAGAGGTCAGCGGCCGGGGCGGCGTCTCCGGCCACGCGGGGGAACGGCTCGCAGTCCACGCCGCGGACGGGCTTGGCGCTGCGGCGGCGCGCATCCACCTCGATGCCGGACGCGGCCGACGCCACCAGCGCGTTGCGCGCTCCCGTGCGCCGCGCCGCCGGCGTGCCGGCTCCCGGGTCGCGCTGCCCGCGCCCGCGGCGCGGGGCCTGCTCACGATCGACGGACGCCAGAAACGCCGCGTGGCGCCGGGCCTCGGCGCGCTGGTCGCGTTCGCGCGCCTGCTCCCTGTCCTCCGCCACCCGGGGAAGCACGAGTGCGGCCGCGGTTCCCAGCGCCGCCGCCAGCACCAGCCCGCCAACGGCGATTCGCCGCCACGGCACGGGCGGGATGATCACGTCGCGCGGCGGTGTCCATATCCGGAGCCAGGCGCCCAGGATCTCGAAGCGGCCAGGCCGGTGGGGAGGCTGATCGCCCACCTCGCGAACGCAGCGGTCAGGCGGGCTCGACGTACACGGGTATGCCGTTGAGCACGGCGTTGCCCGACAGCGGGTCCACCAGCAGCTCGTCGGCCAGGAGGTTCGAGTTCACGCCCGCGTGGTCCGCGGCAACGGCCATGCGCGACCCCGGGGCATCGTGGCCCCAGCCGTGGGGGATGCTCACCACGCCGGGCATGATCGAGTCGGTGATCTCCACGGGCGCCTCGAGCGAGCCCGTGCGCGAACGCAGGCGCGCATGACCCCCGTCGGCCAGGCCGAGGCGCTCGGCGTCCTCGGGGTGGAGCAAGACGGTGCAGCGGTCCTTGCCCTTCACGAGCGGCGCCAAGTTGTGCATCCACGAGTTGTTCGAGCGCAGCTGCCTCCGGCCGATGAGCACCATCTGGCCGTTGCGCTCGGCCGACGCCGCCGCCCGCAGGCGCTCCACGTCCGCCACGATCGGCTCGGGCGCCAGCTCGACCTTGCCTGACGGCGTTCGCAGCACCTCCGGCAGTCGCGGGTGCAGCGGCCCGAGGTCCAGCCCGTGGGGCTCGGCCTCCAGGCGGTCGAGCGAGAGGTCGTCATAGGGCCCGCTGCGCAGCAGGATGTCGAGCAGCCGCTCGGGCCCGCGCCGGTCGTCCGCGGCGGCGAGCAGGTCCTCGCCGGACTGGCCGTTGGCCTGGCGGCCCGCCAGCGCGTGCGCGGTGAGGTCGTCGAGAGCCTCCACGTCGGCGTCCGGCCCCTGGCCCGCCACGACGCCGGCAAGGCGCAGCAGCACACGCCACTCGTCGGGGATGCCGCCGTCGTCGTCGAAGACGGGAGCCGAGTAGTTGGCCACGTTGCGCACCGCGAGCTGGTAGAGCGCCACGTCGTAGTGCGAGCG comes from Thermoleophilaceae bacterium and encodes:
- a CDS encoding glycosyl hydrolase, with protein sequence MAAAVALSAAAAPAAQARLAVGVGDQKPETFSDPRFRALGVQHTRYITPWNSIIEDPHGLERWISAARAAGLRPLIAFGHASGDRCPRSPCRLPSIGQYRRAVDRFRKRYPWIRTFQPWNEANHQSQPTARNPKRAAQYYNAMRRLCRGCRIVAADVLDSSNMERWLRRFMRYAKRPRTWGLHNYADANRFRRSGVERILDTVPGQVWLTETGGIVSFRTHDGRVVFRKSSRRAAKATRHLFRLAARHPRRIKRLYLYHWAGDSSNRFDSGLIDSRGRPRPAFYVVRNELRRLGVGLPG
- a CDS encoding GGDEF domain-containing protein encodes the protein MEGSPGIARREQMWRYGALLFGAGALVTLAGLALPHQPEVDEPGLAAVALLAALVASVLALARGRLPERAYHLVLALGTVTVSLGLFFNGERHGGPAGVDEMYYLWVVLYAAYYLGRAGTAAQVVFVMAAHALTLTAVDPGPIAASRWISLAGLVTGAAVVVRLLSERRDRLVAELEQAARTDPLTGLANRRAFEEAFGRELARAQREGTGFAVVLADIDRFKELNDRLGHVAGDDALIAVGRALLDQARGSDLVARFGGDEFAVVLAGTDAAGATEVGERVARVLCEHVPAQSSLALSFGVAEHGRDGRTLDDLVRAADAALYASKRERRPADPRARRPVAAPRL
- a CDS encoding zinc-ribbon domain-containing protein, with protein sequence MTEEPVDLGPTCPACGEPWLRTTNLPGRYRCVYCLRRFELRSECPDCGAHSTIARMSETANLICRSCGGSMLRPI